The genomic segment TACCCGATCATGCGGGATGCGGCGCTGTTCGTCCTCGATTTCCTGACCGAAGACGAAGCAGGCAACCTTGTGACCAATCCGTCCACCTCGCCGGAAAATCGTTTTCTGACGTCGGACGGTCCAGCCAGCGTCTCAATGGCTTCTACGATGGACCTGTCGCTGATCTGGGACTTGTTCACCAACTGCATCGAGGCCGCGCAGGCGCTCGGCAGCGAGGGGGAATTCGCAGCGCAGCTCGCGCAGGCGAGAGAACGGCTCTACCCGCTGCGGATCGGGAAGGACGGACGGCTGCAGGAGTGGTGCGGGGAGTTCGAGGAGGAAGATCCGCATCACCGGCATACGTCCCATCTGTTCGGCGTCCATCCGGGCAGGCAGCTCACCGCGCGGGAGACGCCAGATCTGTTTGCCGCGGCGCGCAAGTCGCTGGAAATGCGCGGCGACGAGGGCACGGGCTGGAGTCTCGGCTGGAAAATCGCGTTCTGGGCCCGCTTCGGCGACGGCGACCGCGCGCTGCGGCTGCTGAAGCAGCTCACGCGGCTCGTACACGAGGACGATCGTGGCCCGCAGCACGGGGGACTGTACCCGAATCTGTTCGATGCGCATCCGCCCTTCCAGATCGACGGCAACTTCGCGGCGACCGCCGGCATCGCGGAGATGCTGGTGCAGTCGCACCAGCCGTTCATCGAACTGCTGCCTGCGTTGCCTGACGCTTGGCGCGAAGGGAGCGTCCGCGGCCTGCGGGCGCGCGGGGGCTTCGAGGTTGGCTTGCGGTGGGCAAGGGGGAGGCTGCTCGAAGCGACGATCGTATCGATGCGCGGCCTGCCTTGCGCCGTGGCCGTGCCCGGCGGCGCTTTTCTAACGGTGTCTATGGACGACGGCGCGCCATTCGATGCACATTCGTCCGCGGACGGCATCGTCCGCTTCGATACGCAGGAAGGCCGCATCTATTCGGTCAAGCTGCGTGCGGAGGCGACGCGCGAGGAAGGAGTGGCTTTTAAATGAGTGAAATAAGCGGGCGAGGACAACGGAGACGGCTCATTCTCTTTCTGGACAGCGGCGACACGATCGTCGACGAATCGACGGAGATCCGGGATGCGGACGGCATCGTCGTCAGCGCCGAGCTGATCCCCGGCGCCGACGCCATGGTGAAGACGCTGCACGAGCGGGGCTTCACGCTGGCGCTCGTCGCGGACGGCGACGCCCAGTCGTTTAAGAACGTTTACCGGCAGCACGGGCTGTACGACTATTTTGAAGCGATGATCTACTCGGAAAACATCAAGGCGGTCAAACCGAGCGCGCGCATGTTCAAAGCCGCGCTCGGCGCGCTCGAGCTCGGCGAAGAAGATTGCAGCCGCGTCGCGATGGTCGGCAACAACCTGAGCCGGGACGTCAAGGGCGCCAACGCGCTCGGCATCGCGAGCGTCCATATCGGATGGACGCCGCGCTATCCGCGCGACCCGGCCGACGAGAGCGAGCGGCCGGACTATACGATCGGCGAGCCGATTGCGTTGGTGCAGCTGGCGGAAAAGCTGGACGCGCGTCTCGCCGCGGGGCTCGGCGCCCGCCCGGACGCCTTCCCTGCCCGGGCGGCAAGTATCCTGTCCGTGCATTCGCCTGCGCATGACGGCAGCCCGACAGATGGCAACCCCGCAGACGGCAATCCCGCAGATGGCAACATCTCAGACGGCAATCCCGCAGACGGCAGTCCCGCGGACGGCAGTTCCGCGGACCTGCCCTGGCAAACGCTTGCTTCGCGCTACGCGCCGATCCTGCTGCTGGACGCGCGGGAGCCGTTTCGTCCGATCCGGGCGGGCATCACCGTATTCCGCAAAGACGGTCCCTCGCCCTCTTTTAACCGGCAGATCCTCCTGGACCCGGGACGGCATGCCTGCGTCATCGAATACGCGATTTATTGGGACTACGACATTCAGCATCTGTACGATCTGGAGCATGTCTGGATCTACGTCGGCCACCAGGGAGAAGTCGTTTCCTGCGAAGCCAGCTTTCACGGCAGGCGGCTGCTCGGGCTGAATCGCAGCCGGGACAATCTCGTCGACAGCCGTGTGCGGCTGTACGTGCAGCCGGGCAAGCACGCGATGTCGCCGATCGAGGACGCGCTGCACCTGCTCCCGGACCTGACGTCCTGCTGCATGGAGAACGCAGGGACGGGCGGTCTGCTGGAGCCCGCGATGTTCGCCGGCGAGTTCCGGGCGGGGGCGCCTGCCGATGTGGATGTTCTCGCCGAGCGGCATTTGCGGGATTTCGGCTTCATCCCGAGCTTCGACTATGCGCCTTGGTCCTGGCCGGCGGACGCGTTCGTGCGCTGGGAGGCGCTGCGCGAGGAGATTCCCGTCCGCATGCGGAGCCTGATCGCGCAAATCGCAGAGTGAACCTGGTGTCATTGTTCTTTATCCCTTTCCGACCGATTGGCGGTTTAAATACCTGCGTTTATACATGTATTATCTGCCAGCGCGCGACACTTGATGAAATGCCTGCAAATATGCAGGTAAATGCAAAGCGTAAACCCGAAATCGGGCTGATGAGGGAAAATACCTGCGTTTTTGCATCTATCCTGTCCCAAAGGGGCGACATCGGCAAAAAAAGATGTATATTTGCAGGCTTTGCGGAGGAGGAACGACGGTGGCGACGATGCGCGAGCCTAAACGAACGGCTGTCGGATGAGCCCGCGCTAGGCGTTCCGCGCAACTCCAGTTTCGGAAACCTCCAAACTTAAATAGGACCGTCAGGGCGATCTTCCCCTGGCGGTTTTTCTCGTGCCGGACAGATTCAAATCTTACTCCCCCCTGTCTCGGAAAATCGTCCGACTATGCCCGCGCAAGGCTGCGCTATAATAAAGGGATTACGAGATTTAGCCATTGGAGGAGCGCGCAACATGATGAACCCGCTTCGCCGCTTCTTTCCGCTGCGCTCCCTGAGATCGCGCCTGGCGCTGTTCCTGACGATCGCGACCGTCGTCCCGGTCCTGTGGCTCGGGTATATTTCCTATCGCTGGATCTACATCGTGCAGACGGAGAAAATCCAGCGCGATTGGATGGACAAGGCCTACCGCGAGCGGGACGAGCTGGAGCGCAAGCTGGACGAGCTTGGCCGGGTCTCGCAGCTGCTCGACGTCGAAGGTGGCATCGGGCGCGAGGTCGTCCGGTTTATCGGCAGCGCCGACCCGTACGAGCGCTCCATGCTGTACCGCGATATTAACGACTCGATCGCCAACGTTATCTTTTCCAACCCGAATCTCGGCCTTATGTTTTTCTACGACCCGGATCTGGCGGAGCCGGTGCTGTTCCCGAACCGGGAGGGCGGCGCCGCCTTGGATCTGCGATCGCTCACGCCGTTTTATCGGCAGAAGCTGTTCACCTATTACGGCCCTTATCCGTCCTTCAGCCCCGAATCGGAAGCGAAGGGGCCCGTCTTTTCCCTGCTTCGCAAGCTGACGTACGGCCAGGGGAAGTCGCTGTACGCCTATGTAGAGACGAAGACGACAGGGCTTGAATCGCTGTTCGACGCGGCGGCCGCGGGCCGGAGCGATTATCCCGTCTATCATGTGTTGACCGCTCCGAACGGGAACGTGGCCTACAGCAACCTGAAGGAAGCGGCGAAGGCGGGCGAATCGTACGCCGTGTCGTCCCGGCAGTACAAGACTTTCCGGGCGGACAGCGGGCACGGCTGGACGATCTATCAACTCATCCCCGTATCGGCGTACGACCGCGAGATGAACAAGTGGCTCCTGCAGTTCGTGCTGCTCGCTTCGCTGTCGATCTTGTTCGGCATCGCGCTTGCATGGGTCATCTGGCGGATGGTGTACCGTCCGATCCGCATCATGAATCGCGAGATCACCCGCTTCCGCTACAATCAGTCGCCGACGGGCGTATCCGCGACCGGCCTGCTGGAATTCAACCAGATGCTGGCCAACTTCCAATCGATGAGCCGCCGTATCGCCGAGCTGATCGCCGACGTCGAGGACAAGGAGAAACGCCGGGGGGAGCTGGAGGTGGAGAAAATTCTCGTCCAGATCAATCCCCATTTCCTGCACAATACGCTGAATACGATCCAGTGGCTCGCGCGCATGCAAGGACAGGCGAATATCGCGAAGCTGGTCTCGATTTTTACGCGGGTGCTGCACTACAATCTCGGGAAAAAGACGATCATCGTCACCGTGCGCGAGGAAGCCGAAGCGGTGCGGGACTATATCGAGCTCCAGAATATCCGCTACGACCATTCGTTTAACGTATCGCTCGACATCGGCCCGGATTGCCTCGACGTGCCGATTCCGCGTTTCCTGCTGCAGCCGCTTGTCGAGAACGCGCTGTATCACGGCTTCGACGAGGACGAGAGCGGCGAGATCGCCGTAACGATTCGCCGGGAGGCCCGGCATCTGCTGGTAGAGGTCGTCGATAACGGCAAGGGGATTCCGAGAGAGCGGCTCGAGGCGCTGCTCGAGACGGACGACGACAAGCTCAGGCGGTCGGGACTCGGGATCGGGCTTCGTTATGTGCGGAAAATGCTGGCGGTCTATTATGGATCGGCTGCGGAGCTCTCCATAGAGAGCGAACCGGGCGGGGGAACGCGGATCGCCATTCGACTGCCGGACGCGGTGAGAGGAGCGGAAGGACTTGATTCAAGCGTTGATCGTAGATGACGAGAGCTTGGTGCGCAAGGGGATGCGCCTCTTTTTTCCATGGGAAAAGTACGGCGTCCAGATCGCGGGGGAAGCGGCAAACGGCGAGAAGGCGCTGGCGTTTATCCGGCGGCAGCCCGTGCAGCTGTTGCTGACCGATATTACGATGCCGGGCATGTCGGGAATGGAGCTGATCAAGCGGGCGAAGGAATTGGCGCCGGCAATCAGCGTCGTCATTCTGACCTGTCATCAGGACTTCGACTTCATTCAGGAGGCGCTGCGTCTGGGGGCCGTCGACTATATCGTTAAAACGCAGCTGGAGGAGCTCGACCTGGATGAGACGATGACGCGCATGCTGCGTGCCGTACGCCCGGAAGTGTCGACCGCGGATACGGCCGGCGGAGGAGAAGCGTCGGCCGGTCCAATCTCTTCCGCCGCTCCGTCCGCCGCATCGAACAGGGCGCAGATCCGGGGGATTGCCGAGCTGGCGGCAGGCGCGCTGTGGACACTGGACGACGGGCGGTTCGCGGCGATGCTGGAGAAGGTCCGCGGCGCAAGCTCGCGCGAGGCGGCCGAATTGCACGGAGCGCTGGTCTCCGCATTCGCCCGCTGGCGGGAATGCTTGCCCATGTACGATTGGGCGCGTGAAGCGGCGGAGCGTATTCCGGCTGAGCCGCAGGATGCCGCGGCTTGGCTGCTCGGCCTCCGGGGGCGGCTGCAGCTGTGGCTCAGACGGTCGCATTACTCGGAGGACGTGCTGCTCGCGATCGTGAAGGCGGCCGATCTCATCGCGGAGCGGCGCAGCGGCGACGTAAAGCAGAGCGAGATCAGCCAAGCGGTTAACTTGAGTAAAAGCTACTTTAGCACGAGCTTCCGCGACATCATGCGCTTGACGTTTACGCAATACGTGCAATACGTCAGCGTCTACGCCGCGAGGGACATGCTGCTGCTGACCAACCATCCGGTCTATCTGATCGCGGAGCGGTGCGGCTTCGCGGATCAGCGGTACTTCAGCAAAATGTTCAAGGAGCTGACCGGCCTGCTGCCGAGCGAATACAGGCAGCGTCATACGGGACGGGTCTGATGATGCGCATCGGACCCGTCTTGCCGTTGATGCGCCGGCTGCTTGGGGGAGCGAAGAGGGCGATTCCGATCCTCGAACGGTGCGGCTCCGGTCTTGCGGCGCGAATCGCCGGACGATCGTCGTACCGGCCGCGAATGGCCGTCGCTCTCGGCATGGCCGGGCGCAAGCTTATAATGACGAGGAGCCAGAAGGACACCATTACGGAGGGGTTGTTCACGATATGGAGAGAAACAAGGCCATCGCATTATGCTTGACGTCCGCTTTGCTGATGCTGCAGCTGTCGGCATGCAGCGGAGGGAGCGAGGAGAGTCGGCCGTCCGGCGAAGGTAGCCCGACGGCGGCGTCCTCCGCATCGGCATCGGCATCGAATGCCGCGTCCGGTCCGCTGGATGCGTACGATCCGCCGATCGAAGTGACCGCCGTCCGTCCGATCGCGGAAGGGATGAAGTTTAACGAAGGCGATGCGATCGACAACAATGTATGGTCGCGGGCTTACGAGAGCGAGCTTGGCATCAAGGTCAAATACCTTTGGACGACGCCCGCTGCGCAGTACGACCAGAAGCTGAACATCGCGATCGCTTCGGACGAGCTGCCGGACATCGCCCCCGTCAGCGCCGCCCAGCTGAAGCGGCTGGTCGAGGACGGTCAGGTGGAGGACTTGTCCGCTCGCTACGACCAGTACGCCTCGGAGCAGACCAAGCGGATTCTCGCGGAGGACGGCGGCAATGCGCTCAAGTCGGCGACGTTCGACGGCAAGCTGTACGCGTTGCCCAAGATGAGCTCCGGCCAGGGACAGTCCCATGTGCTGTGGGCGCGCAAGGATTGGCTCGACAAGCTGGGTCTGCCTGAGCCGAAGACGATGGACGACCTGGTCAAGACGGCGGAAGCCTTCGTCAAGCAGGATCCCGACGGCAACGGCAAGCCGGATACGTACGGGCTCGGGCTGAACAAAGATCTCTTCGGCTTCTACGCCGCTTTGGAAGGATTTTTTAACGGCTACCATGCCTATCCGAACATCTGGTTGAAGGACGCCTCCGGCAAGCTTGTCTACGGCAGCGTGCAGCCGGAAGTGAAGACGGCGCTGGCGAAGCTGCAGGAGATGTACAAGACCGGCCTGATCGACAGAGAGTACGGCACCAAGGACGCTTCCAAGGTCAGCGAAGCGGCGAGCGCCGGGAAGCTGGGACTTTTCTACGGCTACTTCTGGAACGTGGGCTGGCAGCAGGATGCCAAAAACGCGAACCCCGGCATGGAGTGGAAAGCGCTGCCGCTTCCTTCGGCGGACGGCCAGCCGGCCAAGGCGCAGGTGCCGTTCGCGATCGGCACGTATTACGTCGTAAAAAAAGGGGCCGCCCATCCCGAAGCGGCCGTCAAGCTGCTGAACCTCGATTTGGAGAAGCTGTGGGGCGCCACCGCCGAGCCGGACGTTTACAACATCGACAAGAACGGCGTTGCCGTTTTCGACTATGCGCTGTTGTACGGCGAAGCGCCGCGCAAAAACCTGGACGCTCACGAGCATGTCGTCAAGGCGCTCGAATCCGGCGATCCATCGGGGCTTAACGCGGAGGAAAAGGGCTATTACGACAACATCGCGGCTTATAAAGGCGGAGATTCGAAGGGCTGGGGAACCGAGCGCATGTACGGCCCGGAAGGCTCGCTCGGCGTCCTCGACGGCTACGCCAAAGCCGGCTTGTTCCAGGATGACGCTTATTTCGGCGCGCCCACGCAGGGCATGACCGACAACAACGCAACGCTGCAGAAGCTACAGCTCGAGACGTTCACGCGGATCGTCATGGGCGGCTCGGCGGCGGACTTCGACAAGTTCGTCTCGCAATGGGACAGCCTGGGCGGCAAGACGATCACGGACGAAGTAAACGCCTGGCAGTCGTCGCAAAAATGAAGCATGCGTTAACGTCGAAGGCGGAGGAGGCGGACGGATCATGAGACGCAGAAGCTTCCGGGAGCTGCCCCTGCACCTGATGCTGTTGCCTGGATTCGCGCTCGTGTTTGTTTACAGCTACATTCCGATGGCGGGCATCCTGATGGCCTTCGAGCGGCTCGTACCGTCCAAGGGGATGTTCCGGTCCCCTTGGGTCGGCTGGAAAAACTTCGAATACATGCTGCACCTGCCGGGCACGATGCAAGTTCTCTGGAACACGCTGTTCATCGCCGTCATGAAGATGGGGGCGGGCATCGTCGTCCCGGTCCTGTTCGCGCTGCTGCTGAACGAGGCGCGCAGCCGGCTTTTCAAGCGGAGCATTCAGACGATCATCTATTTTCCGCACTTCTTGTCCTGGATCATCCTGAGCGGCATTCTGGTCGACATTCTGTCGCCCTCCACGGGAATCGTGAACGGGGCGCTCGGCCTGCTGGGCATTTCCCCGGTTTACTTCCTCGGCGATCCGCACTGGTTTCCGTTCGCGATGGTCGTCTCCGATACGTGGAAGGAATTCGGCTACGGCACGATCGTGTATCTGGCCGCGTTGACGGGGATCAGCCCTTCCTTGTACGAAGCGGCGGCGATG from the Cohnella hashimotonis genome contains:
- a CDS encoding HAD family hydrolase, encoding MSEISGRGQRRRLILFLDSGDTIVDESTEIRDADGIVVSAELIPGADAMVKTLHERGFTLALVADGDAQSFKNVYRQHGLYDYFEAMIYSENIKAVKPSARMFKAALGALELGEEDCSRVAMVGNNLSRDVKGANALGIASVHIGWTPRYPRDPADESERPDYTIGEPIALVQLAEKLDARLAAGLGARPDAFPARAASILSVHSPAHDGSPTDGNPADGNPADGNISDGNPADGSPADGSSADLPWQTLASRYAPILLLDAREPFRPIRAGITVFRKDGPSPSFNRQILLDPGRHACVIEYAIYWDYDIQHLYDLEHVWIYVGHQGEVVSCEASFHGRRLLGLNRSRDNLVDSRVRLYVQPGKHAMSPIEDALHLLPDLTSCCMENAGTGGLLEPAMFAGEFRAGAPADVDVLAERHLRDFGFIPSFDYAPWSWPADAFVRWEALREEIPVRMRSLIAQIAE
- a CDS encoding sensor histidine kinase — its product is MMNPLRRFFPLRSLRSRLALFLTIATVVPVLWLGYISYRWIYIVQTEKIQRDWMDKAYRERDELERKLDELGRVSQLLDVEGGIGREVVRFIGSADPYERSMLYRDINDSIANVIFSNPNLGLMFFYDPDLAEPVLFPNREGGAALDLRSLTPFYRQKLFTYYGPYPSFSPESEAKGPVFSLLRKLTYGQGKSLYAYVETKTTGLESLFDAAAAGRSDYPVYHVLTAPNGNVAYSNLKEAAKAGESYAVSSRQYKTFRADSGHGWTIYQLIPVSAYDREMNKWLLQFVLLASLSILFGIALAWVIWRMVYRPIRIMNREITRFRYNQSPTGVSATGLLEFNQMLANFQSMSRRIAELIADVEDKEKRRGELEVEKILVQINPHFLHNTLNTIQWLARMQGQANIAKLVSIFTRVLHYNLGKKTIIVTVREEAEAVRDYIELQNIRYDHSFNVSLDIGPDCLDVPIPRFLLQPLVENALYHGFDEDESGEIAVTIRREARHLLVEVVDNGKGIPRERLEALLETDDDKLRRSGLGIGLRYVRKMLAVYYGSAAELSIESEPGGGTRIAIRLPDAVRGAEGLDSSVDRR
- a CDS encoding response regulator, whose product is MIQALIVDDESLVRKGMRLFFPWEKYGVQIAGEAANGEKALAFIRRQPVQLLLTDITMPGMSGMELIKRAKELAPAISVVILTCHQDFDFIQEALRLGAVDYIVKTQLEELDLDETMTRMLRAVRPEVSTADTAGGGEASAGPISSAAPSAASNRAQIRGIAELAAGALWTLDDGRFAAMLEKVRGASSREAAELHGALVSAFARWRECLPMYDWAREAAERIPAEPQDAAAWLLGLRGRLQLWLRRSHYSEDVLLAIVKAADLIAERRSGDVKQSEISQAVNLSKSYFSTSFRDIMRLTFTQYVQYVSVYAARDMLLLTNHPVYLIAERCGFADQRYFSKMFKELTGLLPSEYRQRHTGRV
- a CDS encoding extracellular solute-binding protein; its protein translation is MERNKAIALCLTSALLMLQLSACSGGSEESRPSGEGSPTAASSASASASNAASGPLDAYDPPIEVTAVRPIAEGMKFNEGDAIDNNVWSRAYESELGIKVKYLWTTPAAQYDQKLNIAIASDELPDIAPVSAAQLKRLVEDGQVEDLSARYDQYASEQTKRILAEDGGNALKSATFDGKLYALPKMSSGQGQSHVLWARKDWLDKLGLPEPKTMDDLVKTAEAFVKQDPDGNGKPDTYGLGLNKDLFGFYAALEGFFNGYHAYPNIWLKDASGKLVYGSVQPEVKTALAKLQEMYKTGLIDREYGTKDASKVSEAASAGKLGLFYGYFWNVGWQQDAKNANPGMEWKALPLPSADGQPAKAQVPFAIGTYYVVKKGAAHPEAAVKLLNLDLEKLWGATAEPDVYNIDKNGVAVFDYALLYGEAPRKNLDAHEHVVKALESGDPSGLNAEEKGYYDNIAAYKGGDSKGWGTERMYGPEGSLGVLDGYAKAGLFQDDAYFGAPTQGMTDNNATLQKLQLETFTRIVMGGSAADFDKFVSQWDSLGGKTITDEVNAWQSSQK
- a CDS encoding ABC transporter permease gives rise to the protein MRRRSFRELPLHLMLLPGFALVFVYSYIPMAGILMAFERLVPSKGMFRSPWVGWKNFEYMLHLPGTMQVLWNTLFIAVMKMGAGIVVPVLFALLLNEARSRLFKRSIQTIIYFPHFLSWIILSGILVDILSPSTGIVNGALGLLGISPVYFLGDPHWFPFAMVVSDTWKEFGYGTIVYLAALTGISPSLYEAAAMDGAGRLRQTFSVTLPGLLPMIVLMSVLSLGNVLNAGFDQIYNLYSPQVYRTGDIIDTLVYRIGVENANYGVATAVGLFKSVVSFIMIGISYMLAYRLTNYRIF